The sequence CGCCCCCTCTCAGCGGACAATGACGCAGACCGTGTCCGTCGCCGTCCCACGGAAGGGACGCCCGCTCGAAGCGGTACTCGAACGTTTCGCGACCGTGGCGGGCACGCATTCGCATTCGGTCGCCGACGAGATTTCCTCGACACTCCGCTACGAGAAGTCGGTCACGAAAGGGAACACCGACGACGACCGGACAGTGTACGAACGGCTCGGCGAGTACAGCGAGCTCTCGGACCCGAACGAACCCGAGTACACCCTGTTACGAGACGGACGCGCCGGACTGCCGCGACGCATCGTCTTCGACAGCGTCACGCTCTCACTCGACGGCGTCGACGTCCAACTCGTCGGCCGCGAGGAACCGTTCCGCGCGCTTCGGACCCACGAGTTCGCCCTCGGATTCGACAGCGCGGATCTCGTTCTCGAAGAGGTCGTCAGCCTCGAACCCGACGGTATCGGCAGTATCGACGACATCAACGCCCGAATCGACCCGATGGAGTCCGACGTTCGTGTCGTCACCGGCCTCGGCGACACCGTCTACCACACGCTGATGGCGACGCCGGAGGTGCTGCCCGCGGGAGCGACGCTCGACCGCTCGTTCGTCGCCGACTACGAGGGACCACTGTGCATCTCGCCGCGGTACGAACGGCTCGTCGAGGCGGTGCTCGGAACGGACACCATCGAAAACGTCGCGTTCCGATACCCCGACGCAGACGACGGGAGGGAAGAGGAAGCCGCCATCGCCGACACTGGCCTCGGCGTCTATCTCACGATGACGGGGTCGACCGCTCGCGACCACGGTCTCGTCCTCGGCGACCACCTGTTCCCGAGTGAAACCGTGTTGATGGAGAACGATGCCGAACGGGGCAGCGCGATCGACCGGGTCAAGGCGATTCTCTCCGACGTCTCCGAGGAGACGGCTATTCGAGCGTAACACGGACCGCTCCAACTTTGCTGACGACGCTCCGGTGTTCTCGAATCGTCCGACTGAGATTCCTCTCCGACTCCTCTGCAGATTGCATTCTAGAGCCACACCCGGATTCTATAGACATACAGTCCAATCTTTGTAGCCTTTGGCGGCCGCCTCGGTGGTCCCAATAGCACATCTTAGTGCGCTAAGATTCGTGCGTAGGGATAACTTGATGTGGGGTCGCTCCGACGCCAAACCGTGAGCGAACCGGACACCAGTCGGTCGTCGGTGAAGACGTACGTGCCGACGTACCAGAAAGAACAGTGGGCCGACCACGCCGCCGAACTCGGGATGACCCAAAGCGAGTTCGTTCGGACGATGGTCCAGGCGGGTCGGCGCGACTTCGATCTCGACGCGTCGGACGAGAATCTGGAGGCCCCTGTCGAGGGCTCGAACCCCGGGGGTGACGTGCTCGAAGACCGGGTGCAAGAAGTACTCCACCGACGGGGCGTCATGTCGTGGAACCAACTCGTCGAGGCGCTCTCGGGAGATTTCGAGAGTCGGTTGGAAGACGCCCTCGACTCGTTGCAGTCGGCGAACCGCGTCCGGTAC is a genomic window of Haloprofundus halophilus containing:
- a CDS encoding DUF5805 domain-containing protein codes for the protein MSEPDTSRSSVKTYVPTYQKEQWADHAAELGMTQSEFVRTMVQAGRRDFDLDASDENLEAPVEGSNPGGDVLEDRVQEVLHRRGVMSWNQLVEALSGDFESRLEDALDSLQSANRVRYNGREGGYVVTDGE